The Alnus glutinosa chromosome 1, dhAlnGlut1.1, whole genome shotgun sequence region TTGCCCTGTTTGACCAGCACAGGAGTTTCCACCGGGATCAGGTTCTGGTCATTGCCGGGCTTCAGCACTGGATTTCCGAGCTTGAGCTTGAATTGGCTCGGAGACAATCCCTTGATTCGGAGGTGGCTAGGCTGAATAAGCTTCTTGCCGAGCGAGAATCGGAGTTAGCCAAATACGATGAGCTAGTTGCTGACGCCAAGCTCAGGCGAAATGCGGCCAAAGAAACAAGCCGAGGATTATCCGTTCAGCTGGAGGAGAGGACTCGCTAGATATTCGCGCTTAAATCTCACATTGACAATGTCGAGGCGAGGTATTCGGCTACATCATGCAGTAATACAACTCTGCGTGCCAATCTAAGTGCTGCGACAGCACAAAGGAAAGTCGCCGAACAAGCTCAGCGGATTGTTGAGAAGCTCAAAGAGCTGCTGAGGAGAAGCTCAAAGAGGTTGAATCGGGTTCACAAATAGCTCGGGAAGATTTACAAAAGGCGAAATCCAAGTGTCACGAGCTTCGGAAGAAGTCCAAGCACTATAAATCAAAGGCCACTTGCTACAAAAGCGAGGGCAAATCGGTATCATGATCAGATCTTGGCATTTACAAAGGTTCGAGACCAAACCTGGGTTAACGGATTTAGGTGGGGTTTTGATTCCCTTAAATAATTTATGCTTAACCCCTCGACACCTTCTCCAAATTTCGCCGAGCTGAACTATACTGAGTTTATGGATGTTCCCGAAGAAGCTATCTTAGAGCTGAGAGGAATAGGGCGAGACCTGATTCCTGATGTCTCGGATTGGGTTGATGATGACACCGACCTTGTTGGTGAGGTTACTGAGCCGGCGAATTTAAACGCTTCGATTGAGGCCGTTGACATTGAAGCTTCTTTTGTTCAAGTTTCTGGAGAAACGAATACCGAGAATCCTTAGCTTactgcttcttcttttgttttttaacttCGCCGTCCTCCGGTGTTTTTGTAAGACTTTGGCTTTTCTATTATAAACATGACATTCGGCATCTTTGCATCAAATTTAATCTTATCCAATTTATGTGTACTAGTACCGTCTGAGTTTTACACTTAGCCAATTTTGGCTAAGTGTAGATTTTGGTATATCTAGTATCGTCTTAGGATTATTCCGATTTGAACCCTCTCAACGTGTTTCAAATCTCAGAATTTtttcgacttgaatcccctcaacgtgattcaagtctcagCATTTCTGCGACTTGGATTCCCTCAACGTGATCCAAGTCTTAGAGTttgtccggtttgaatccccttaACGTGATTCAAATCTCAGAATTTTTCcaacttgaatcccctcaacgtgattcaagtctcggcatttCTGCGGCATGGATCCCCTCAACATGATCCAAGTCTCAAAGTttttccgacttgaatcccctcaacctGATTCAAGTCTTGGCATTTCTGCGACTTggatcccctcaacgtgatccAAGTCTCAGAGTttgtccggtttgaatcccctcaacgtgattcaaataTCGGAATTTtacgacttgaatcccctcaacgtgattcaagtcttgGCATTTCTGCGACTTGGATCCCCTCAATAGGATCCAAGTCTCAGAGTttttccgacttgaatcccctcaacgtgattcaagtctcggcatttCTGCGACATggatcccctcaacgtgatccAAGTCTCAGAGTttttccgacttgaatcccctcaacgtgattcaagtctcggcatttCTGCGACTTggatcccctcaacgtgatccAAGTCTCAGAGTttttccgacttgaatcccctcaacgtgattcaagtctcaaCATTTTTTGCGACATGGATCACGTTAACTGTTAGGAAAGAAATCCGATTCTGCCCAAATGAGCCAAGATCGTGGCCCATTAAGACTTATCAACAGGCTCAGAGATCTGCCGTAACTACGTAAAGATCAAGGAGGGTTAAAAGTCGATATCAAGTCGGTTAAATACCGACTTGACATCTTACAACGACCATAAAGGAAGTCCAAtgtcggttaaagaccgacttggtAACTTACAAGTGACCATGAAGGAAGTCCCAcgtcggttaaagaccgacttggtAACTTACAGTGACCATGAAGGAAGTTCCACGACTCCCCGATATCAAGTCGattaaagaccgacttggcaatGATCGTGGAGAATATGTCTCAATCCCATGATTCGCACGAAACGGAGGCAACCCGACGATGTCAAGTCGGTTGAGGACCGACTTGGCAATGATCGTGGAGAATATTTCTCAGTCCCATAATCTGCATGAAATGGAGGTGGCCCCACGATCTAATGCCGGTTGAGGATTGACTTCGCAACCTTTGCGGAAGCTGAACCACGACGCCATGATCCCAAGTGGGTTAAAGACCGACTCGGCAACGATCGTGGGGAGTACACCTCAATCCCACGATCGAAATAGTCGACAAACTCTCCGGATCTGACACGTGTTCCAATAGAAGAACCGGATCGCTCTAAACATTTTATGTATAAATACCTCACGACTAAATAGGTAAAGGTTAGATTGCTCATCGTGATTAAGAGTGATATacagagacggagggaggggggggctggcaggggccatggccccccccccccaaatttccaaaaaaaaaaaattttaaggtgagaaaaaaaaataatctaaaaaattaaaaaatttaaggtaaaaaagaaaatttagcttacttggcccctacccaaaaaaaaatttcggcccttggcccctgcccataagaacttctggctccgtccctggtgATATACACTTGAGATAATACTAACAAAATCATTGGAGTGGGATTGTTGGACTCCCCCCGACGTAGTCTTCTATTTTGCAGGATAGCAGAGATAGGCTCTTCTAGTTCTTCAGctaccataccagaaactgttctaacaataatgaaaattatcattacatatttaaaagaataatgctatagAAGTCttgcatatatacatatatatgagcGAATATTCATTATTTATGGGGCATTTGATGAAACAAACATATGCCTCgagaatcaaataattttttgatatgGGTCTTCTACGACAATAAATAAACTGATCTATTGCGTGATGGATGATGATTCATACACTACATTAAATTGTTTAGGTTTTGTGGGTAAACGGTATTGAAAAAATGCTAGttcaatttgaaatttaggtttttttttttttttttttaaacaattaaatttatgcaTGTTCTACatattattaatgaatatgACTGCAAGAAACTTTGTATTATTATGTTATTaatgttgttttatattattatggCTCTTAATTGTATGGTCAGTACTATTAAGTGTAATATTGTTTTTATGCTCCAACTAGGCCTACTATGAAAAATGTCAATGAGTCACATGATAAGCCTCCAACTATAAATGTTGAAACCTCCCCGTCTTCCTTACAAACCGAATTGGATCCCTCCAAAGACAAACCACAAGCTATGAATCGGTCAAAAGTATGGTTGCGCTTTACAAAAGTGACACCAATTGACAAGGAAAAGCCTATGGTAGCATGCAATTATTGCAATAGGGTGTTAGGGTGTCACTGGAGACATGGCACTTCGGCTTTGAAGAACCACCTTACCTATAACTGTCCAACCTCTCCACCTTACATATATGCCAaattaatatatgtttatgATTCTATGAacttttggttatgaacttttttaatatgtttatggactttttggtttaaacttttttaatatgtttatggacttttggttatgagcttttttaatatgtttatggacttttgggtttgaacttttttaatatgtttatgaacttttggttATGagcttttttaatatgtttatgaacttttgggtttgaactttttttaatatgtttattgttcatgaacttttgggtttgaaCAAATTATGCCTCAATTTGCAATTATTTGAGGATGCTGAGAGAAGTGCAGTAGATTACTTTGTACAATATTTTGGTTGTAGTGGTCAAGTTCAAGGCTTCTTTGtacaatatattatatatgtagaTTACTTTGATGTGTTTTCTTGTTGTAAATTACATGAAGTAGAATTAATATATGTAGATTTTTAACATGCAAGTCGTGGGAATTTTTGCTgtagttttgaaaatttcagTCTCAATTTAGTAGATCTGACTCTTTAATCATTAAaagattttctttgattttgataaAGGAATGATTTTTACCCATAATGAATAAGCCTTTTAAGGGATTAAACCTTGGAAAAAGGAGgtagaaaattattattatttttttagaccTTGGAAAAAGGAGGTTGAAAACCGGGGATTAAAATTGGGCATTACTAGTacaaaaaagtttaaatgaagttttaaaaagtaggcaaaaaattattttttttttcaaaaaaaatgtaccaccctaaccggataaccggttaTCTGGGTACCCCGGGTTCGGGGCTGGgtgtttaaaacaaaaaacccggGGGACCCGGACCCAGTTCCCGATTTTTACCCAATACCTGAAAACTCACTCCGAGTTTACACCCCCAGTACATTGTGGATAACAGAAACCAATAATTTTAGACGCAAACTCATtcttcaataaaacaaaaatgatgcGGACCGCGCTTCATGAAATAGAAGTTACTAATTTGAATTTCcatttgtgtggacatgtcaaaaaaacaaaataaaaaaataaaaataaaaatgatgcaTTGTGGATCCAGACACAGCAAAACGAAACTGCTCACTGTACACATTCACAAATTTCTTAAAAGTACCTTACGATGAAACAAAAGCATTTGCTTCTGTGTCATGTTTGATGATCAATAATAAGAATAACAGAGAACAACTACAATAAAGGATGAAAAGCAGTTGATTAATGAATTAACCATTACTACTTCCATTATACAGAGCAACCGCAAGACGCTTCACGTAGGCAAATTTTATCTTTCAGTTTCTGCGAGCCAAAAGCCACTTGCACATACACGTCTCCCGAAAGCCACAAAAATCTATAACCTGCTCCCCAATAGCAGAACGGGAATCCCAATATACCAGGGGATTCCAAGACCCAActtcaaaatacccaaaaacctctgcaaaatatatatatatattataaatgcACACCCATCTTCTACGTTGGTGGACTGGTTGGCTAGGAGCTAGGAGTGCCAGCCACTAGAATATGGAGTCTATATATTGGTTATAATGCCTCCTGTTGAACTCTAATAAGCTGCCGTAAGTTCGATCTGAAACTCCTACAAAAAGAGCTTCACTGTCTGGGCTAAAAGATACTCCAGCAATCTCCCCAAATAGATCAATCTCTTGCCCATGTACATATCCAGACTGTGTGTCAAAGATATGCACGAAATCTGCTGGCTCAGCCATAGCCATAAACCGGCCATCAGCACTGAACTTTAGACCTCTTATTGCCCCCATCCTTCCCTTTAGTATATCCAAGGACTTGGACAGATTCCTTATGTCCCACAGCCTGCAGGTAGTGTCTTGGTTCCCAGTAGCCAAAATTCGTCCATCTGGGTGCCAAGCGGAGGCAAAAGAGTAGTCCAGGTGCCCTTTGAGGTTCTCAATGACCTGCTTGAACTCCATATATCAGAACTGTACATATATCTTACAAAGAACAAACCAAGTAAAAAAGtaccaaccaaaaaaaatgaCTTACTTTTCCAGTCTGAGCATCAGCAATCAAGCACTCAACATTGTCACCAAGAACTGCAAGCAACTTACCATCCGGGCTAACTGAGGCGTTCTGCAGGGAAGACCATAAAATTAGAGTGGGAGAATGTGAGAAGTAAGGCTAACGATTAACACCCAATTGTAAAGCATTGTTTTGGCAGATGGCACTCACATTTACAGACCAATCATAGGAGAAGAGGTTTAGTAAAGCAAAATTCTCAGCATCGAAAAACCTGACTTGAGCATCATTGTTTGCAGTCATAACCCTCATTGAGCCACTGCAGATAGAAGGTTCAATTGCATGTCTGAACAGAGACGACAGATTTCAAGATTTGCTTTGTAAAAAGGAGCGACTTACTTGGGGTGACGGAAAACATCCACTGCATTGGTGATGGCATTCTCATCTGTCGTAATTTTTGAGCAGAATGCAACTCCAGGTTGATTCAAGTACTGGACCACCACATATAAAAAGCAAGATAGATATTAGGAAACACACTGCTGGAATGGATTCAACGTTCACAAAAGTGGGCCGGTCATCAAGTCAAATCACATACCTTGCAAATTAGTTCCCCCTGAAATCCGCCAGCCACCAGTAGATTCTCCTTAACAGCCATGGTGCTTATCTGCACTCTTGAGAGTGACTGGGGCAACAAACCAGGACGTTTCTGCAATAGAGACAACTCAAATTATTACAGACCCGTATCAAGTGGAATGCTGAGCTACAAAAATCAAGCTCTATCTTGGTCCAAGAAGTGGCTAATCACCAGGGCAGGAACAATCGGCTTTGCAACATTGAGCACTTCTTTGCCCCTCCTCTGCAACGAGGACCAATGCATCACTGAATAGTTCTGCATCAGGTATACATCATGCTTTGATGTCGCCCATAGCAAATTCCTCAGCTGCATCAGGAGAACCAGACACCATTGTCACACCAATAAGAACATCCAGCATTAGAAGGAAGTACATTAACTTGAcacaatcaaataaaacaaacttcatatatacatatatagtagcTCAGAGGTGCCACACATCcatataaaggtaaaaaaattgCCCCATTCTTATGTAGATATTCCAGTTAATTAAACACCTAAATCTGTATCAGTCCGTTAGTAGGgatcttcttcactttctttttttgctaTACAATATGCATCAAATAAATAGTACCGTATATTAGGTTCCCcgatttaaaatcaccactAGGTCTGCTATGTCGATACTGAATTTTAGGAACTCAAAACAAACTAGCTGTGCACTAGTATAAGTGACTAAAACTATGTGAAGAATATGACTCTGCAGACTGCAAGTAATGGTTGGACTTGGACAATTTAAGATATTTTCCAACACTACTGGAGCTTAACAAGACACGTTGCCAATGCCCCCACAACATTTAATCCCTTCTTTGCCTTCCTCACAAGATATccgaacaagaaaaagaaaaacagaaggaaaaCATTTGGAACCTCATTCATCCTCACCATACAAGTTCGGAGAAAACAAGGATGTAACAAGTGTAATGCCGTTTGACAGCTTGACTCCATACACtcaagtgaaaaataaaaataaaactgatgCATAAAGCATATTGTCTGAGAAGCAATATACAAGTGAAAAACAGTACATGTTTCTATTAAGTAGTAAGACAGtatgcaaaattatttacaatgaCTAGTGCCCATTTTCCAAGGTAGTTTGGGAATTAGAAGAGGTGGAATTACAAagtaagaaacaaaaaaaattcacaaaaaaaatgttttactaATAAAGCTCACACATCCAACAAGGAAAGTAAGAACAGTAATACATGAACCCAGACAGAACCCCAAACCATTCTTCTTCCCCCATCAccaaacaagaaagaaaaggaaaacagcACATGTATGTCTGCACAAACAGCAGAAGGGCAACTGACTAAACAATCATCACAAATTGCATTATTAAGAGTTAAAAGAAGAGAATTACAAATTAATCAATATAAGCTACATTAACTTGCTTATGAGAGCCTCAAGAATTATATATGCTAACAGATCACGAAGCAACATGAACTTGGAATTAGGTAAGGTTCATATGTGAGAAAGTATTCAGTTATTTTCAAGGCCTACAATGCAACTAATAATTCTAAAACAATCCTGCATGAAGAGGTGCAAGATAGTCTAATTAGGCCCCTCGTCACCAGGAAAACCTATAATACTTAATTACAGGAATTGCTAGAGAGGCCTCTAAATGCTCAGATATTTTCCTATCATACCATATAAACAACGCCGCGCCAGCTGCTCAGATAAAACTTCCACCATGCTTTAAAGGctgaaataaagagagaaattgCAGTCCTAAATGCACAAAGGGGTTAATTATATTTGATAGTCAACAGAAACAATATATTCACAGCCAAATATCACATGCAAAGATTATGAAACTAACCACACGCAACAGCCACCACCTAAAATTTACAAGGAGAATGGGATAATTGTTAACAATCACCTCCCCAAGGCACACGGGTTTGGCAAAGCTATAGATTTGAACTTACTGCAGTTTTACTTGAAGTGACAAACATACACACATTGAAACGAAACATGCAGAGGGtgaaactaaaaaatattaactaatGCGAGCATATGTGAACTATACAAACTTGGACAGGTGCATAAGTTTCCACATTTCATTCTCAATTTATTTGGttgttcaattatttctttggtATTTCTTTCTTTGCAAGGAAACagttttatttcataaaaattaaaattgtatcCTTCTAGATACGTTTCTTTATTTtacataatattttataattactaACCAGCTATATTATAAACTTTAAAGGCTCTCTCCCCTGGATAGTTAACACACCATGCTACGGATTGCCATACAATGGTAGTATTTTAGTTTGTAACAAATCTACAATTAAAACAAATCGTATTATTTCTAACAACAAAACTATAGAAAGTCCTTCAGCTGACACCAGAACTCAAACTATCAAATTACAAAATGAGTGCTGATTAACAAGCAGATATCAATGAAGTTAGTAATGCTTCAAACACTGCAATGATGTGTGTCTGTGTGGGTGTAATGTTAAAACACAAGATCTTTCTAACAAAAATGTTATCTTGTTCATAGCAATTCTTAAGTACACCTACATCAGCATCAGGTTGCAATGCTTAAGAATGCCAAGTCATATCATAGTCATGATGCATCCATATCCATAATTCAAGAGTGTTACCTTCGACATATtgtatcttttaattttatttagatttGGTGAACAGTTAGCAAGAGCAAGTATAAAGTAAGCATCATTGGCGTATCTGCAAAAAAAGTATCATGTAAATACAAACCCCAGCTTAATGTAATTAAGTGGGGCAGAATAGCATAATTAAATTTCAGTTCAAAACCAatggtaaatattatatattgacGCATTTCAAATATTATCTGAAGGGAGAAGCGAACAGAATTCTTCACAGAAAATCATGTTAAATTTAAAGAgatctttaatttttcttttttctttattttcagtCAAGTtaaaatctctattttttttctttggataagtataaaattcaaaaattatgtCCAAGGAAAATTCTGCCACGTACTAAAACCTAATTTAAGGAAACAACTGTAAACTCCATACCTTCCAATGCATGGTTGAGGCACAGAGCTATAATCACATATAAAAAAGTACATGAAGGGTTATATAATATTCAAACCTGCAGGACTCTCTACTAATGTTATGTGTATATCCGAAGTCCAAAACAGCTTCACAAGAAGGGAATATATAACAACAACCCAGACtttgaaaaactgaaaattatgtgATCAGTGTGGACTATGGTTCGTACGTAGAATCATATTAGCAAAAACAACAATGATGAGAAATAAAATAGAACCATTGTCGAGGAAGTACATATGTAAATACTAATTTGAACAGATTAGAATCGGaaaattaggaagaaaaaagaaaagaaaagtgcatATATAACATGACTATGGAGTTTAAAATTATGGAACATATACACCATAAAAGATGGCTAGTATTATGACTTTTATTATAGCAATGTGTGTAAAATGCATACTTTAAATAGAAGGGAGTGGGAAGAAAAAGCACAACAGTAAACATCAAAACAATCATATGCCTGGGACTCCAAAATAGCTGGAAACTAATTGTGACaacaaagcataaatcatttgaaagaaagaagagagccATGAACAGCACAGTCTCTACCTGAAAATGCACTATTGTTGATTTGACAAGCCGCGTATTGAACTGGAAGTCATAGAAGGTCTTCCTCTTCTCTACTTGCAAACATTCCTGTCAAGATAATATGTTTAGCAAGAAAAACGAGAGAAAAACGCAAGTATGCAACTCCAAACGCACAGAAACAGGAACAAATATGGATACGGTTTTGCACTCCTAAGACTGAAAAACATTAGGGTCACGTTTGATTCAAATGAATAAACCActaatggaatagctattccatagTTTGCGCCACCATTACTGGAAATAGAAGAGTTACtccactaaataaaaaataattattcctcTCAAAAAGCTAAGTATTAATTattcttagagcattcctagtagcctcaccaaaatagttttttagctattttggtgagccaatttgatgaaaattctgaaaaaccactcccagcagcctcaccattttaacaaaaaaaatttgatgattgaaattactaaccaaattagatgaggaattttcactcaacaacccactcaccaaattttgtttcacctttctctatCACATGATTaacacacttttttccttttttctctcattttcttctcccatctcccatctctcagatgataatgtccttatttcatggatacgaatgattttttgtaaaaagattatatagagaaaaaataaataaatatgaaaagatTATTTTCCCAAATTACCATATTTGTTGTTCTTGTTCACATGGGTGGTCTGCCACCGAGAAGAAGCTCCGTGGAGCCCCTCGGAATTGGCTCcagggtggtgcgaccaccccctgATTGCACATCGAGAGTGACTGCAACCACCCCCAATAGCTCGAGGGTGGTTGGGTTGGTGCAACCACCTGGGCTCCTattgggtggccgaccacccacctagacaacctttttttaaaaagaaaaattataccttaaaaaaataatatttttttggacaatttttaGAGCTATagtatttaaacaaaaaattcgaTCATTTTTGCGTTGTCACCAAAAAAAGGGGTGGGGGGTCATTCCATTCGAGCTTCTTCTATTCCTATTACTAAGGAATTTCAGGACTAAACCCACAAGGGTGGAGaaataagaaaatcaaaatctagatatttataaaaacaaaacacgaAAATTTCTAACAAATACAGAGGCCTTGGTTTACTCAAAAACAATATAAGTAAACAATCTAAAACTTGAAGATAAAGTGCGGACCCGAAAGTTCTTTTGTTGTATACAGAAAATTTTAACTTCATGATGAATATAATTATGTAAAATGGGGGTCAACTCTTATATTGACCCAAATCATCATAATATTTTATGAAATCGTCATATTGAAAGTGGAAGAAACTACTGAAAATCCACATATTGGGGCAAATGAAAACCCATATGCCATAAGGTCCGCTATTGAGACCCTTGTACATCAAACCCTGCAAACAAAGGCATCTACACCCCGGATCCATAGACCACCACAAGACAGATCAGGGTATAAGTACTCAATATTAAAGGAAACAAATTGAAAACAGTAACAAGTTTTTACAAAATCAACAAGAAAAACTCGACCCTTTCACATAAAATACTCGTATAATAGAAAACAGTTATCCAAAAAAGATATGAACAAATAACTATAAAATTAGTCTATTATCTAATATCACACGCAACTTGttcttaaataattaaaaacacacCCTGTAGGCTATGAGGGACCATGCGTCTCTATAGAACAAAACCAAGAGCAAACAGTAtgtaaataaacaacaagaggGCTGAAAtctaaccccaaaaaaaaatagggcTCCAAGAAACTACCTTGTCGAGCTCTTCCCGGGAGCGAGAGAGGTTCTCGTAGTTTTTGTATTGGTTCAATCGCCTCTCGCGGTAATTATCTCTGGAATAATTAAGCCTCTCCCACGGTATTCCTTGTATGTCTTTCCCATTCCTAGCTTCCAGAGCAGAGGTATCCGTCTTTGGCTTGCTCTGAATATCCCAAAACCAATAATCtccaaaactaataataattctCCAAAATGAAGAAAGGGAAATCATAAGAGGGGGCATACCTTTTCAAAGTCGTCTTCAAAGTCAGAGTCCGGAGATTCGAAATCGTTGTTCCTCTGAGGCTGGTTTTCAGCGAAAGGATCGTCGTCGTCTTCGAAACTGGCCATATCGAAGTAGTCATCTACGACATATTCGAGGTCGTCGTTTTGAAATTGCGCCATGAACCTACAATTGGAACGCAGTTCAGTCAATGAAAAGTTTCTTGCACGGTTCGAATACCCTAAGCTAAGGCCAAAGAGTTCAGAATTCCCCCAAAGAATCCatattttcatacaaattataatttaaataaaggACCTAGAATTTTACCACTAAATTTCGAATTGTAAGCTTAAAAATGACATCACAAACGAACAGGTAGTGTGTTAACAACAAGCAATACAGAAAGAATTCAATAAATAAGTTATTTAGTCTTGAACCACTTCAATATTACTTTAAGTGATATGAAAAGCCAAAAATTaaacgaagaaaaagaaaatcctcGCTTTCAAAGCGAACTCAGGGCATTATACGGAAAATTACCTCCTAAATTTGGTACAATTAAGCAGGATAAGTTAGAGAATGGTAGATCAGACTGAATCAGAGACCTTGGAAGCGACAGATCAAAACAGAAAGCAATAGAACGCAACTTTCTCGAGAAACAAACACGAATCTCGATGAACGGTGTGCGATGAGGGGTTTAATCACGGTCAGAATTTCAAAGGCAAAAAAGATGTATTGCTGCGATTAAGACAACGAGAGAGCTACTTGCCAAACGGGCGACGAATGGCGAGCCTTGATGCGCAACTTATAGAGAAGACAAGGGTTGGGTCGGGTCGGGTGACTGGTGAGAGCGCGCGAGCGAGTTCACACAGCGTGAGTGACCGCCTTGCTGGGACCCATAAGCCATAGCAGACCACAAATAtttcgttttgtttttttgggatCAGTGGGCTCGGCTGGTGGGTCCCGCTCAACCGCCCGATTTACCGGCTCGGCCGTTTTCTCTGCATTGGTGAGAGCGTGTTCGCGGCCCGCGGGAATGTAGCGTGAGAATTGTTAGTTAATGTGAATTTGGGACTAAATACTTAATTCTTATTAAAtaagataattttaaaatgtccaCTTTAAATATAATTCACATGTAATTATTATTTCTCATAATACACCCTAATAAGGCTAATATATTAACAGGTTGGGAAAAAGGATTTAAAGATTTTGTTAAAAGTGAGGGGTGGGTATCTATAATCTATTGTTATTATGCAGTGAAGGAAAAATTTTATCCGGTgcttaattcatttttttttttataaaaaaataat contains the following coding sequences:
- the LOC133853648 gene encoding uncharacterized WD repeat-containing protein C2A9.03 isoform X2; the encoded protein is MLRNLLWATSKHDVYLMQNYSVMHWSSLQRRGKEVLNVAKPIVPALKRPGLLPQSLSRVQISTMAVKENLLVAGGFQGELICKYLNQPGVAFCSKITTDENAITNAVDVFRHPNGSMRVMTANNDAQVRFFDAENFALLNLFSYDWSVNNASVSPDGKLLAVLGDNVECLIADAQTGKVIENLKGHLDYSFASAWHPDGRILATGNQDTTCRLWDIRNLSKSLDILKGRMGAIRGLKFSADGRFMAMAEPADFVHIFDTQSGYVHGQEIDLFGEIAGVSFSPDSEALFVGVSDRTYGSLLEFNRRHYNQYIDSIF
- the LOC133853648 gene encoding uncharacterized WD repeat-containing protein C2A9.03 isoform X1, with product MAQFQNDDLEYVVDDYFDMASFEDDDDPFAENQPQRNNDFESPDSDFEDDFEKSKPKTDTSALEARNGKDIQGIPWERLNYSRDNYRERRLNQYKNYENLSRSREELDKECLQVEKRKTFYDFQFNTRLVKSTIVHFQLRNLLWATSKHDVYLMQNYSVMHWSSLQRRGKEVLNVAKPIVPALKRPGLLPQSLSRVQISTMAVKENLLVAGGFQGELICKYLNQPGVAFCSKITTDENAITNAVDVFRHPNGSMRVMTANNDAQVRFFDAENFALLNLFSYDWSVNNASVSPDGKLLAVLGDNVECLIADAQTGKVIENLKGHLDYSFASAWHPDGRILATGNQDTTCRLWDIRNLSKSLDILKGRMGAIRGLKFSADGRFMAMAEPADFVHIFDTQSGYVHGQEIDLFGEIAGVSFSPDSEALFVGVSDRTYGSLLEFNRRHYNQYIDSIF